Below is a window of Paremcibacter congregatus DNA.
GATGCTCATGCCGAACCACAGGATGAAACAGGTGAAAGGCAGAATGGCAATGATGCTGCCGTCCAGGCGGAATAGCTCCCTGACATTATAGGGCACGCCGGGTAGTCTGATCAGAATGGCAAGCAGGGCGGTGATGACAATAAGACTGCCCCAGAAAGACAATAGATTTCTCTTGCTGCCGGGGGCAGGCGGTTGAGAGGTGGGGGCATCCGTCACGGGAGCTGGCGAAACAAGGTCTTCCGGGGAGGATGTCTCATTGCGCCTGTGTGTTGTACTTCTGACCTGAATAAGGAGAGATAACAGCAAGATCAGAACCGGATCCGTGATTTCTGCCGTGCGGGAGGGCATGGTGATCTGGATCAGCTCCAGCAGAAGAATAAAGAGAAACAGCCAGAATGTTTTAAGCCGTAACGTCGGCCAATTCAGTTTTACCAGCCAGATCAGGCTGCCAAACAGGAAAACCTTAAAGAACAGGGACTTTGTATTGGTGAACAGATTACCGTCGAGAAACCCGGAAAAGGGCACCCAGTAAAAACTGGAAAACTGGCTCGAGAAATCCAGAGAACCAATGCTGTATATCGTGATGCTGACGGCGAGCAAGGCGGCAAGGCCTTTACCCCGATCGATTTTCTGCCCCTGAAAGACGATCCATATCACAATGGCAAAGAGAACGGCGGACAGATCGCTGAGGGTCAGGCTGTTTTGGATAATAATCATGCGTAGCGGCAGGCTCAGCAGGGCGATTAGAGGCAGTCTCAGGGGGTTCAACCGGCTGCCGAGAAACAGATTTCTGGTAAAATGTGCGAACAGGAGCCAGCCGGTTGTACTGATGATAAACGCGTGCCAGCGAAAATCCGGGGTGAGCAGCACCGGCTTGATGCTGTTCTTGATGGCCTGAAAATCCAGCGACGGGATAAAAGGAAACAGAAGGTAAAGCAGCCAGCAGAGCGCCAGCAGGGCCGGTGTGTTGCGGGCAGTGGTGAAGGACAGCCCTGGAAAGTAACGCTGTGTCAAATGATGTGCGGCAAAGCCGGCGAGAATACCCACACCGTTCCAGTATACGTCTGCCATTGCCGGGGACCGGGCCGGAATATAGACCTGAACGACCTGAATGACGAAGGCTAAAACGAGCCCATAAAGGAAGTATTTCAAATAAGACGGTTTTTTGCGGAGGCTTGATTCTTTTGGGGCCAGGGCAAGATAGCCATAGGGCATGAACAGGACAATATTTCCCAGAATATCCCCCAGGGAAGTGAAAGGGGCGAAACTGTCCCGTAATAATGTTTGCCAACGCGCGGCACTGTCCAGGGCACTGAATGTGAAGGGAAACAGGGACCCATAAATAATGGCGCCTATGATAAACAGGAATAACTTCTGCATGGGGTTACATTCTATTTCTATTTTTTCTGTTTCTTACGCAATATGTTTTAAGGGAGAGTTAGTTAAAAATCCAGTTTTTGACTCTGCGCCAGAAACTTTGTCGTTTGACGGCGCCGGCTTCCAGGCCTTTAATGTCGACAAGCTCATTGTTATTGAAATCGGGTGTGACTTTGGAGTGATTGCGCAAAAGATACATGGTTCTGTTTATGCTTTCTGCATAATTATTCTTGATGATGAGCTGATTGTCATCATAGGGTTGATGTTCCGCCCCGTAACTGATGACAACGTTGTTTTGGGCGCCGGCGGTGCGGCGGAAATAGTTGTTTTCTATATGGGCTACCCCGGCATTGGACAAGTCAACCAGATAACTGGCGGCTGCTTCACCGTTCTGTCCTTCATCAAAGATGCGGTTGTTGCGAATGATATTTGTCCGGGCCCGGCTTTTGACGGCATGGCCATATCGGGCCCCGCGGGATATGCTGTCTTCCAGCGTGAAACTGTAAATGGCACCCACATAGATATTGTGGGATAATTTCCCTGTCGCCGTATAATCCTGGCTGTTGGCGCTAAATTCTGACTTGACAATCCGCAGGGTTGCCGTCGGGTTTCGACTGGTCATCAGCCCCATTTCATTATCATGAAAGAAGCTATTTTCGACTATAAGGCTGCCGCGTTCGAACCGAACGCCCGCGCCATTCCGGTCCGGGACATGTGCGCCGGAAAACTCAATATTGCGGAGAACGACATTTTGCCCGCGAATGACCCAGATTGCTTTGCGGTTGGGGATGGGGCCTGTGGCCTTCATATGGGCGTAACCGCCAATTCCCTCAATGGTCAGATTGTTTTGGGTGATGGTGGCAAAATCATTTTCATAAAGCCCCGCCATAAGGCCGATGGTGTCCCCATCCCGGGCAAGGCGAATGGCGTCACGGAAAGTTTTGGTGGCATAATCAGGACCGACCATCCAGGTCGTGGCCTGGGCAGTTGTGAATGTTATGGTGAGCGTGCTGATAAAAAAGAGAACAAGGATCAGACCGGCCCGCATGTGGTTGGGGTGAGTCATCATTGTGAAATCCTGTGAAAATTATATTCGTTTTTCATTGCATATCCCTATGGACTAATGGTTACATAGTTCAGAAGAATTGGCAAATGTGTTGGAGTAATTATTATTCATTATTGATTTTTTTGGGATATCAAACGGGAGGTGGCGTAATGGAACAACAGGTGGAAACAACTGATATCATTATCATAGGAGCAGGCCCCGTCGGCATTTTTGCCGTCTTCGAGGCGGGTCTGCTGGGCTTGAAATGTCACCTGATTGACAACCTTGACCGACCAGGGGGGCAATGTACCGAACTTTATCCCGAAAAACCGATATTCGATATCCCGTCCCGTCCCCAGGTGACGGGGCAGGAACTGGTCGATGACCTGATGACGCAGGCAAGTCCCTTCAAACCGGTCTTTCATCTGGGGCAGCAGGCCGAGGCCCTGGCGCGACAGGGTAATGGCCATTGGCGGGTGACAACGACCCGTGGCGAGATCATCGAAGCTCCTGCCGTCGCGGTCGCGGCAGGCGCCGGCAGCTTTGTCCCCAAAAAACCTCCTTACCCCCGTCTCGGCGAATTTGAGGAACACTCCGTTGATTACGCGGTGCATCGCATGGAGAAATACCGTGATAAAAAACTGGTGATCGTTGGCGGAGGAGACTCGGCGCTTGACTGGGCCATCAATCTGGCGCCGATCGCCGGGTCGGTGACCCTGGTGCATCGACGGGAAGAGTTTCGCGGCGCCCCGGATTCCGTGCAGCAGGTGCTTGATCTGGCCGATCATGACGGACTGGAAGTGATTTATGGCAATATTACAGAGCTTCAGGGGGATGGGGGGCAATTGTCCTCGGTGCAGGTGACGACGCTGGATGGCGTGGTGCGCGATGTCGCCTGTGATTATCTTTTGCCGTTTATGGGGTTGAAGATATCCCTTGGTCCGATTGCGAAATGGGGCCTGAATCTGGACCGCAAACATGTGGAAGTAAATCATGAAACGTTTGATACGGATGTGGAGGGTATTTATGCCATCGGCGACGTTTGTCACTATCCCGGCAAGTTGAAACTGATTTTGACCGGTTTTTATGAGGCGGCGGTGATGGTGCGTACGGCGTTTAAATATGCATTTCCCGATCGAAAAATGGCCCGCGGCTATACCACCACCAATAGTGAAATCCAGGAACGTCTGGGCGTAACTCCCAAATAGAAAAAGATAAAACTGTTTAAAATAGAAATTGCATCCCCGTCTAAAGCATGTGAAAATGCGTTCAAGTATTGATTATTCATCCCCTATTCAGAAGGTCTAGGGTAGTTTGACATTATGAGTGAATTACGCATTTTTTTCTGCTGTGGGGTTATCAGTCTGTTCATTTGGGCAACTGGGGCATCCGCGTGGGCTGACGGCGGAAGTGGGCGTCAGCAATCATCGCCCTCTGGCAACCTGAATAAAGTGGTGCGTCATTTTCAGGAAAAACGTCCGCCGGTTGAAAACAGCTTTATCCGCCCGCCGGCCAAGAAAAACCCGATCGCCAATCAGATATATCGTCATGACCGGGCGCGGGACGCGTTGCAATCGGGGCGCATCGTTTCCCTGTCGGTTATCCGCAGCAAAATTCGTCAAAGCTTTCCTGGGAAAATCATTGATGTACGGTTGCTGGAACCGAAAAAGAAAAGCCGCCCCTACCTTTATATGGTCAAAGTCT
It encodes the following:
- a CDS encoding right-handed parallel beta-helix repeat-containing protein, giving the protein MMTHPNHMRAGLILVLFFISTLTITFTTAQATTWMVGPDYATKTFRDAIRLARDGDTIGLMAGLYENDFATITQNNLTIEGIGGYAHMKATGPIPNRKAIWVIRGQNVVLRNIEFSGAHVPDRNGAGVRFERGSLIVENSFFHDNEMGLMTSRNPTATLRIVKSEFSANSQDYTATGKLSHNIYVGAIYSFTLEDSISRGARYGHAVKSRARTNIIRNNRIFDEGQNGEAAASYLVDLSNAGVAHIENNYFRRTAGAQNNVVISYGAEHQPYDDNQLIIKNNYAESINRTMYLLRNHSKVTPDFNNNELVDIKGLEAGAVKRQSFWRRVKNWIFN
- a CDS encoding NAD(P)/FAD-dependent oxidoreductase yields the protein MEQQVETTDIIIIGAGPVGIFAVFEAGLLGLKCHLIDNLDRPGGQCTELYPEKPIFDIPSRPQVTGQELVDDLMTQASPFKPVFHLGQQAEALARQGNGHWRVTTTRGEIIEAPAVAVAAGAGSFVPKKPPYPRLGEFEEHSVDYAVHRMEKYRDKKLVIVGGGDSALDWAINLAPIAGSVTLVHRREEFRGAPDSVQQVLDLADHDGLEVIYGNITELQGDGGQLSSVQVTTLDGVVRDVACDYLLPFMGLKISLGPIAKWGLNLDRKHVEVNHETFDTDVEGIYAIGDVCHYPGKLKLILTGFYEAAVMVRTAFKYAFPDRKMARGYTTTNSEIQERLGVTPK
- a CDS encoding VanZ family protein — its product is MQKLFLFIIGAIIYGSLFPFTFSALDSAARWQTLLRDSFAPFTSLGDILGNIVLFMPYGYLALAPKESSLRKKPSYLKYFLYGLVLAFVIQVVQVYIPARSPAMADVYWNGVGILAGFAAHHLTQRYFPGLSFTTARNTPALLALCWLLYLLFPFIPSLDFQAIKNSIKPVLLTPDFRWHAFIISTTGWLLFAHFTRNLFLGSRLNPLRLPLIALLSLPLRMIIIQNSLTLSDLSAVLFAIVIWIVFQGQKIDRGKGLAALLAVSITIYSIGSLDFSSQFSSFYWVPFSGFLDGNLFTNTKSLFFKVFLFGSLIWLVKLNWPTLRLKTFWLFLFILLLELIQITMPSRTAEITDPVLILLLSLLIQVRSTTHRRNETSSPEDLVSPAPVTDAPTSQPPAPGSKRNLLSFWGSLIVITALLAILIRLPGVPYNVRELFRLDGSIIAILPFTCFILWFGMSIPWISRRMLTHPNFHFVFFPLWVIAAGLISYSLLKISVTEEALDDIVGSSNIYWFVTNRAIWGDAGLWLSQLLPFPALWNGLEEIVRFLALFSPLTFLLSMFYTTGDLIKKYNIQGATAKLRLTLLSLGLNLLYALPWFYLCKVIAFDHSSTDNLNELIARQGVLGGGGTALYGLIILLTLNSVWVRQARVHWLLKGVSIAGSGVLCWFLLNMGLEPEVQKYGLTFSGVDFLLGPDRKNRLDETILFGRWIFLYVGSITILAWGMRFDVKSLLPQKKHKENRKYYG
- a CDS encoding PepSY domain-containing protein; this translates as MSELRIFFCCGVISLFIWATGASAWADGGSGRQQSSPSGNLNKVVRHFQEKRPPVENSFIRPPAKKNPIANQIYRHDRARDALQSGRIVSLSVIRSKIRQSFPGKIIDVRLLEPKKKSRPYLYMVKVLRKDGKLLMVKVNAATAEIVGVKGNG